Proteins encoded together in one Peribacillus asahii window:
- a CDS encoding sugar-binding transcriptional regulator, giving the protein MQILLDIQRKLLPDLVETMQKRYNILRYVKAMEPVGRRSLANHLQLTERTLRSEVDFLKNQNLLEVHSSGMNLSQEGQELLEQLEGIMREVMGINILEQRLREMLQIEEVIIVSGNCDESPWVKKELAKACAARMKHEWKNRRTIAITGGSTMAAVADSLVSDEYSKGVTFVPARGGVGEMSQNQANTIVEKMAQKVHASYKVLYVPDQLSDEVYASLMKEPSMKEVISTIKSAEMVIHGIGEALVMAERRKSEPSVLTQLVEQKAVGEAFGYYFSESGEVVHKVLTVGLQLEDLTPEKKVIAVAGGEKKAKAIRSYIRGTHATTVLITDEAAARELISD; this is encoded by the coding sequence ATGCAAATATTATTAGACATACAGAGAAAATTATTACCTGATCTCGTAGAAACGATGCAAAAACGCTACAACATTCTTCGGTATGTGAAGGCTATGGAGCCTGTAGGACGCCGAAGTCTTGCTAATCATCTGCAATTGACAGAGCGAACGCTTCGAAGTGAAGTTGACTTTTTAAAAAATCAGAATCTTCTTGAAGTTCATAGTTCAGGAATGAATCTTTCTCAAGAAGGGCAGGAGCTTCTTGAACAATTAGAGGGGATTATGCGAGAAGTAATGGGGATAAATATATTGGAACAAAGGTTACGGGAGATGCTTCAAATTGAGGAAGTCATTATTGTGTCCGGCAATTGTGATGAGTCACCGTGGGTGAAAAAAGAATTAGCAAAAGCGTGTGCAGCTCGGATGAAGCATGAATGGAAAAATCGAAGGACCATTGCTATTACGGGAGGCTCGACAATGGCTGCTGTGGCAGATTCTCTTGTTTCGGATGAATATAGCAAAGGAGTTACCTTTGTCCCCGCACGCGGTGGAGTCGGTGAGATGTCTCAAAATCAAGCTAATACGATTGTTGAAAAAATGGCACAAAAAGTTCACGCTTCATACAAAGTTCTCTATGTTCCAGACCAATTAAGTGATGAAGTTTATGCTTCCTTGATGAAGGAGCCGTCCATGAAAGAAGTGATTTCGACGATTAAGTCAGCAGAGATGGTCATTCATGGAATTGGAGAAGCGTTGGTAATGGCGGAAAGAAGAAAGTCTGAGCCAAGTGTTCTAACGCAATTAGTGGAACAAAAGGCGGTTGGTGAGGCATTTGGCTATTACTTTAGTGAAAGTGGAGAAGTTGTTCACAAAGTGTTGACAGTCGGTCTACAGCTAGAGGATCTTACTCCTGAAAAGAAAGTGATTGCAGTTGCAGGGGGGGAAAAGAAAGCGAAGGCCATTCGGAGCTATATAAGGGGGACACATGCTACAACTGTTCTTATTACAGATGAAGCTGCAGCCCGGGAACTAATCTCTGATTAA
- a CDS encoding glutaredoxin family protein, which translates to MNVFQLYSRKKCSLCDQAKLVLEEIKTEIGILYEEIDIDCSDELTERYGMMIPVVQWQGEIVQYGHVWKDELLQRIKR; encoded by the coding sequence GTGAATGTATTTCAATTATATAGTCGAAAGAAATGTTCTTTATGTGATCAAGCAAAGCTCGTACTCGAAGAAATAAAGACGGAGATTGGAATTTTATATGAAGAAATTGATATTGACTGCAGTGATGAATTAACCGAGCGGTATGGAATGATGATCCCGGTTGTGCAATGGCAAGGGGAAATAGTTCAGTATGGTCATGTATGGAAAGATGAATTGCTACAGAGAATAAAAAGATAA
- the rpoN gene encoding RNA polymerase factor sigma-54 yields the protein MKAGLFQQQTLKMAMTQELTQSIALLQYSTQELSAFLENKMMENPLLSVDEPSSTIFHQGMDRKKRKRTKKDYDSDYWIEQASEDHPSLEAHLLSQVNLQKLTKEEQRAFNLLIQNLDENGYLRVQLDDLCTPSITFDALQNSLELLQQLEPHGVGARNLQECLWIQAYADAREPLAEMILQDYFLEFANKRWKELSKQLGVSLQDIQRVFDYIQTFNPRPASYFHQEKSTYIVPDVIVEVRDGQLFIGDLDGNTPKLSVDKQYFHRMKQHQDKQVKQFVQEKWQEYQWISRGIQQRKETILRVMRCIVEKQPKCFYHGLEYVQPMTMRDVADELEIHESTVSRAVKGKYVQTPFGTIDMRTFFSTSLSSTDYGKDISGLQAKNLLAAAIKTENKKKPLSDQDLVELLQKEHGLVLARRTVGKYREQLGIPSSSKRKRFD from the coding sequence ATGAAAGCCGGATTGTTTCAACAGCAAACGTTAAAAATGGCAATGACTCAAGAGTTAACTCAATCGATAGCCCTTTTACAATATTCGACGCAGGAGCTTTCTGCCTTTTTAGAAAATAAAATGATGGAGAATCCTTTATTATCCGTTGATGAGCCTTCATCTACAATTTTTCATCAAGGAATGGATCGAAAAAAACGAAAACGGACGAAGAAAGATTATGATTCCGATTACTGGATTGAGCAAGCAAGTGAGGACCATCCTTCGCTTGAAGCCCATCTTCTATCACAAGTAAATCTTCAAAAATTAACGAAAGAAGAGCAGAGAGCCTTCAATCTTCTTATTCAAAACTTAGATGAAAATGGTTATTTACGTGTTCAACTAGATGACTTATGTACCCCTTCTATTACCTTTGATGCGTTACAAAACAGTCTGGAGTTACTCCAACAGCTTGAACCGCATGGTGTGGGGGCAAGAAACCTTCAAGAATGTTTATGGATTCAAGCCTATGCAGATGCTAGAGAGCCATTAGCCGAAATGATTTTACAAGACTACTTTCTTGAATTTGCTAATAAACGATGGAAAGAGCTTAGTAAGCAATTAGGTGTATCTTTACAAGACATTCAAAGAGTGTTTGATTATATTCAAACATTTAATCCACGACCAGCTTCATACTTTCACCAAGAAAAATCGACATATATTGTGCCGGACGTCATTGTTGAAGTTCGTGACGGCCAATTATTTATCGGCGATCTAGATGGCAATACACCAAAGTTAAGTGTTGATAAACAATATTTTCATAGAATGAAACAGCATCAAGATAAACAGGTTAAGCAATTTGTTCAAGAGAAATGGCAGGAGTATCAATGGATTTCACGCGGAATTCAACAGCGTAAGGAAACCATTTTACGAGTCATGCGCTGTATTGTGGAAAAACAACCAAAATGCTTTTATCATGGGCTAGAATACGTACAACCAATGACGATGAGGGATGTAGCCGATGAGTTAGAAATTCACGAATCGACAGTCAGTCGTGCAGTAAAAGGAAAATACGTACAGACTCCATTTGGCACGATTGATATGCGCACGTTTTTCTCTACTTCTCTTTCATCGACCGATTATGGAAAAGATATTTCGGGACTGCAGGCTAAGAATCTATTAGCCGCTGCAATTAAGACAGAGAATAAGAAAAAGCCGCTTTCGGATCAAGACCTTGTTGAGTTATTACAAAAAGAACATGGTCTTGTATTAGCGCGGCGAACGGTGGGAAAATATCGTGAACAATTAGGAATCCCATCGTCGTCGAAACGGAAACGCTTTGATTAA
- a CDS encoding phBC6A51 family helix-turn-helix protein, whose translation MGNEITLSELKALLTTQQLQAADTLVANDYAQKEKRSYEEIAEELGISVRTLYKWRQNQAFIKYCAFISDTKLDSFRSLADAQLIRLIEGTSNNGNASVKSLELYYKLAGKLVDRREVVSAAEVNKRTRISDDELQKGLDELNDMLN comes from the coding sequence ATGGGAAACGAAATTACGTTAAGTGAATTGAAGGCGTTGCTCACAACACAACAACTGCAGGCTGCTGACACGTTAGTTGCAAACGATTATGCCCAAAAGGAAAAGCGTTCATATGAGGAAATTGCAGAAGAACTCGGCATAAGTGTACGCACATTGTATAAATGGCGCCAAAATCAAGCGTTTATCAAATACTGCGCTTTTATTAGTGACACTAAGTTGGATTCATTTCGTTCACTTGCTGATGCACAATTAATCAGATTAATAGAGGGAACGAGCAACAACGGTAATGCATCTGTCAAATCATTGGAGTTGTACTATAAATTGGCCGGTAAGCTAGTTGATCGTCGTGAAGTTGTGTCAGCTGCAGAAGTTAACAAGCGTACGCGAATCTCTGACGACGAGCTGCAAAAAGGATTAGACGAATTGAACGATATGTTGAATTAA
- a CDS encoding HNH endonuclease has product MQITVEQLESLLTNHSCCYCSEPLTNENATVDHVFSLSQSYGGVNIIENLTQSCRSCNGSKGKDHVADFYRRSDKFTPALWTSFVRSYTERLIGRKVTDIEVEQMKRNLMDEADELRRNAERKELVANE; this is encoded by the coding sequence ATGCAAATCACGGTCGAACAGCTCGAAAGTTTGCTGACGAATCATTCTTGCTGTTATTGCAGTGAGCCATTAACGAATGAAAATGCAACAGTGGACCATGTGTTTTCCCTTTCGCAATCCTATGGAGGGGTCAATATCATCGAAAATTTAACGCAATCCTGCCGAAGTTGTAACGGTTCAAAGGGCAAGGACCATGTAGCCGACTTTTATCGTCGGTCTGATAAGTTCACGCCTGCACTTTGGACATCCTTTGTCCGTAGCTATACCGAGAGATTGATAGGGCGTAAGGTTACTGATATTGAAGTCGAGCAAATGAAACGCAACCTAATGGATGAAGCCGACGAGTTGCGTAGGAATGCAGAACGAAAGGAGCTGGTAGCGAATGAGTAG
- a CDS encoding helix-turn-helix domain-containing protein, with translation MNKELFKAIRHDKGLTQKSYGERLGITGNTVSKIERGEARITDRIRIAVAQQFPITHDFLETYEAAEKLKSF, from the coding sequence ATGAATAAGGAATTATTTAAGGCAATCCGTCACGATAAAGGGCTAACACAAAAATCGTACGGAGAGCGTTTAGGTATAACGGGAAATACAGTTTCTAAAATTGAGCGAGGAGAAGCGCGCATAACGGACCGAATCCGAATAGCAGTAGCGCAACAATTTCCTATAACGCATGATTTTTTAGAAACCTATGAAGCTGCGGAAAAGCTAAAATCCTTTTAA
- a CDS encoding helix-turn-helix domain-containing protein gives MMTRKVFNKRTPAEGGKNFIALPNDACHYVHHEKMSADKLFLYALIIDYYNLEEGFAFPSIETLAVAYGKAPDTTSKHIDDLKAVGLIDFPYKGRYVPLIPLSATEFYAEFPEAFTNYQTAFRRCETRKADSRERARLWREKYAD, from the coding sequence ATGATGACAAGAAAAGTATTTAACAAGCGCACACCGGCGGAAGGTGGGAAGAACTTCATTGCATTACCTAATGATGCGTGTCACTACGTACACCACGAAAAGATGAGTGCGGACAAACTGTTTTTGTATGCGTTAATTATCGACTATTACAACTTGGAAGAAGGTTTCGCTTTTCCAAGTATTGAAACATTGGCGGTAGCTTACGGAAAGGCTCCGGACACCACAAGTAAGCATATAGACGATTTGAAAGCAGTGGGGCTTATTGATTTTCCGTATAAAGGGCGTTATGTTCCACTAATTCCTCTTAGTGCAACCGAGTTTTATGCCGAGTTTCCGGAAGCATTTACGAACTATCAGACGGCTTTTAGAAGATGTGAGACACGTAAAGCTGACTCACGTGAACGAGCAAGACTGTGGAGAGAGAAATACGCGGATTAA
- a CDS encoding ParB/RepB/Spo0J family partition protein: MDKIQIDEIQVAHYQVWPEMAIETFEHLVADIKKNGITYPIILDEKLTVLDGHHRLKAAKQAGLSSIACIIRKGLTEEEKLEIAHKTNATTRALTKADKMKRAIELREERRSLRQIAVWLGVGKSTVERWLRGVPNGTSTVIGDDGKVYPSKKPKASQNAPTQDYAVELHQLINEKDSEIYKLKEEIQKLALDNSLKEAEIKRLVREKKAEDTVRSFFKGGFDNGLKVFAAIVGLNEDASVADINRAFRKARGKAHPDTGGNDWISQRYNVSYDLFKKLYQVG; encoded by the coding sequence ATGGACAAAATACAAATCGACGAAATACAAGTTGCACATTATCAAGTTTGGCCTGAAATGGCTATAGAAACATTCGAGCATTTGGTTGCTGATATTAAGAAAAACGGTATCACATATCCGATTATTCTTGATGAAAAACTCACGGTGCTAGACGGCCATCATCGACTTAAAGCCGCAAAGCAGGCTGGACTTTCATCTATCGCCTGTATTATTCGCAAAGGGCTTACCGAGGAAGAAAAACTCGAAATAGCCCATAAGACTAACGCAACGACTCGCGCATTAACTAAAGCAGACAAGATGAAACGAGCAATCGAATTACGAGAGGAAAGACGGTCTTTACGGCAGATTGCTGTATGGCTTGGCGTTGGTAAATCTACTGTCGAAAGGTGGCTGCGAGGTGTCCCAAACGGGACAAGTACAGTAATTGGCGATGACGGTAAAGTATATCCGTCGAAGAAACCAAAGGCCAGTCAAAATGCACCCACTCAAGATTATGCCGTTGAGCTGCATCAATTAATTAACGAGAAAGACTCCGAAATATACAAGTTAAAAGAGGAGATTCAAAAGTTAGCACTCGACAACAGCCTGAAAGAAGCGGAAATAAAACGATTGGTCCGAGAGAAGAAGGCGGAGGATACAGTCCGTTCATTCTTCAAAGGCGGCTTCGATAATGGCTTGAAAGTGTTTGCTGCCATCGTTGGTCTAAATGAGGATGCTTCTGTTGCTGATATTAACCGAGCCTTTCGAAAAGCAAGAGGTAAAGCGCACCCAGACACCGGCGGTAATGATTGGATTTCGCAAAGATATAACGTCAGCTACGATCTTTTTAAAAAATTATACCAAGTAGGATAG
- a CDS encoding helix-turn-helix domain-containing protein → MVIVIKLKEILAERGMEQKELAEMTGLTQRTISELSNNKVERIPKTAIAKIAEALEISNLSDLMELKMDAE, encoded by the coding sequence ATGGTAATCGTAATTAAATTGAAAGAAATACTGGCAGAACGTGGAATGGAACAGAAGGAACTCGCTGAAATGACAGGTTTGACACAAAGAACGATTAGCGAGTTATCTAACAATAAAGTAGAACGGATACCTAAAACCGCTATTGCAAAAATTGCTGAAGCGCTAGAAATCTCGAATCTATCGGATTTAATGGAATTAAAAATGGACGCTGAATAA
- a CDS encoding replication-relaxation family protein, with protein sequence MTTTVSKEQRQENILLSLKKLGFLSRSQIQKLHRLGGERNANRVLKEMSEYLCSFRQNENIYYLSKEGRERVGCERVLKKTLQANHYLMRNDLYIACGCPSNWKAEVKLEIPAVVNVIADALFIRDDVYYIIEIDHVQKMSVNREKVKKYRKLLELNVFKKPPVFLWMTTTEYRRRELMKLCEGMNAKVYLKTDFK encoded by the coding sequence GTGACGACAACAGTATCAAAGGAACAGCGCCAAGAAAACATACTCTTATCATTGAAGAAATTGGGCTTTCTTAGTAGGTCGCAGATACAAAAATTACATCGGCTTGGCGGTGAGAGAAATGCAAATCGTGTTTTGAAGGAGATGTCGGAGTATCTTTGTTCTTTTCGACAGAATGAAAATATTTACTACTTGAGCAAGGAAGGGCGCGAGCGTGTCGGCTGCGAAAGGGTTTTAAAGAAAACGCTGCAAGCTAATCATTATCTGATGCGGAATGACCTTTATATTGCGTGTGGATGCCCTTCAAACTGGAAAGCGGAAGTCAAACTCGAAATTCCTGCCGTTGTTAACGTGATCGCTGATGCGTTATTCATAAGGGATGATGTTTATTATATTATCGAAATCGACCACGTTCAAAAGATGTCCGTCAATCGCGAAAAGGTGAAGAAGTATAGGAAGTTGCTTGAATTAAACGTATTTAAAAAGCCTCCGGTGTTTCTGTGGATGACGACGACCGAGTATAGACGTAGGGAGCTTATGAAGCTGTGCGAGGGTATGAATGCGAAGGTTTACTTAAAGACGGACTTCAAATAA
- a CDS encoding FtsK/SpoIIIE domain-containing protein has product MQLLRKSKREWGVEYAYRIPLGLSFNDYEKRLDALQDGLNGKRYVDVKTFLQGIRTLNMRDLKALLTQKKAVKKEVELAYDGVLIVKVYEQSMPDYFEYDNAIVERLKGWEIPVGVTRTELIKHDFDRNAHLIVAGTSGGGKSVFLKNVITTLVARKTKDTNLFLIDLKGGLALNRFRNLEQVKGFAKNPAEALTILTEAQAKMNERIEYLLDHGYEDVIEAGFPERFFVVIDEAADISDSKECQAIIKDIARRGRGAGFQLIYCTQYATNETISPQVRQNCSAQVCFRLKTAIASRAVLDEDGAESLPLIKGRAIYRTDVKTIVQTPLIENKFIDETIKPNIIIRARKEGEECDDNSIKGTAPRKHTLIIEEIGLS; this is encoded by the coding sequence ATGCAGCTATTACGTAAAAGTAAGCGCGAGTGGGGCGTGGAATACGCTTATAGGATTCCGTTAGGGCTATCGTTTAACGACTATGAGAAGCGCCTAGACGCCTTACAGGACGGTTTGAACGGCAAGAGATACGTAGACGTTAAGACCTTTTTACAGGGGATTAGAACGCTTAATATGCGTGATTTAAAGGCTTTGCTGACGCAAAAGAAGGCGGTAAAAAAGGAAGTCGAGCTGGCTTATGATGGTGTGCTAATTGTAAAGGTTTATGAGCAGTCAATGCCGGACTATTTTGAATATGACAACGCCATAGTTGAGCGGTTAAAAGGTTGGGAGATTCCTGTCGGAGTTACTAGAACGGAATTAATAAAGCATGATTTCGACAGAAATGCACACCTCATCGTTGCAGGAACGTCAGGCGGAGGAAAATCGGTGTTCTTGAAGAACGTTATAACGACGTTAGTTGCAAGGAAAACGAAAGATACTAACCTCTTTCTTATCGACTTAAAAGGCGGCTTAGCATTGAATAGATTTCGCAATTTGGAGCAAGTGAAAGGCTTTGCGAAAAACCCTGCCGAAGCCCTTACGATATTAACGGAAGCTCAGGCGAAAATGAATGAACGAATCGAATATCTACTCGATCACGGCTATGAAGATGTTATCGAGGCAGGTTTCCCGGAAAGATTCTTTGTTGTCATTGATGAAGCCGCAGACATTTCCGACAGTAAAGAGTGCCAGGCGATTATTAAAGACATTGCTCGAAGAGGACGCGGGGCTGGCTTCCAATTAATCTATTGCACACAATATGCAACGAACGAGACAATCAGCCCGCAAGTACGCCAAAATTGTTCGGCTCAGGTTTGTTTCCGACTAAAAACCGCCATTGCGAGCCGTGCCGTATTAGATGAAGATGGGGCGGAATCATTGCCATTAATTAAAGGGCGTGCCATTTATCGTACGGATGTAAAGACGATTGTACAAACGCCGTTAATTGAAAACAAATTCATTGATGAAACGATAAAGCCTAACATTATTATTCGTGCGCGAAAGGAAGGCGAGGAGTGTGACGACAACAGTATCAAAGGAACAGCGCCAAGAAAACATACTCTTATCATTGAAGAAATTGGGCTTTCTTAG
- a CDS encoding helix-turn-helix domain-containing protein: MFGLFGGKPRSKVGRWLDNRGITQEWLATKTKISRNTISKIASDKDYSPTLATIKKIMKAIREVDPNARSEDFFDV, from the coding sequence ATGTTTGGACTATTCGGAGGTAAACCACGCTCAAAAGTCGGGCGCTGGCTTGATAATAGAGGAATAACGCAGGAATGGCTGGCTACTAAAACGAAGATAAGTCGTAATACCATAAGCAAGATTGCGTCAGATAAAGACTACTCTCCGACACTGGCAACGATTAAAAAGATAATGAAGGCGATTAGAGAAGTGGACCCAAACGCACGCAGCGAGGATTTCTTTGACGTGTAA
- a CDS encoding helix-turn-helix domain-containing protein, with amino-acid sequence MHYLSQYQTFENKQQLNESIYQHIKRNSYELNDTDRATLKAIARYAVKFAGAVHLKAATIAELIGKSEKTARRVLAKLANLGIVRKVPTTRKVNGGKGANIIQILPFVQSSVSNREQADKLTESKAEAMKSENEPSDSIKLLKKSFKNTYPAEKSVDLQPRKVSTPYSQFHDMVSNFIKDQKLTNRLYGIYLAQTKSLRNCYEPSELLAEAIEAIKVTFQATKRKQLRNLCGYYSGTLRKLLDGLYHETMQELYDDSDNVPAWLCGW; translated from the coding sequence ATGCACTATTTATCGCAGTATCAGACATTCGAAAATAAGCAGCAATTAAACGAATCTATATATCAGCACATCAAGCGTAACAGCTACGAACTAAACGACACTGATCGTGCCACCCTTAAAGCAATCGCTCGTTATGCAGTTAAGTTTGCAGGCGCGGTGCACTTAAAGGCGGCCACTATCGCTGAGCTAATCGGTAAAAGTGAGAAAACAGCACGCCGAGTCCTTGCGAAATTAGCCAACTTGGGCATCGTTAGAAAAGTACCTACTACGCGAAAAGTGAACGGAGGCAAGGGCGCTAATATTATTCAAATACTTCCGTTTGTCCAGTCGAGCGTGTCCAATCGTGAGCAAGCGGACAAGCTTACGGAGAGTAAGGCTGAGGCAATGAAAAGCGAAAATGAACCATCGGATTCTATTAAGCTTTTAAAAAAATCTTTTAAAAATACGTATCCTGCGGAAAAGTCCGTTGATTTACAACCGAGAAAAGTTTCGACTCCTTACAGTCAATTCCACGATATGGTGAGCAACTTCATTAAGGATCAGAAATTAACTAACCGCCTGTACGGTATTTACTTGGCACAAACTAAGAGCCTGCGCAATTGCTATGAGCCATCCGAGCTACTTGCGGAAGCTATAGAGGCTATTAAGGTAACGTTCCAGGCAACTAAACGTAAGCAATTGCGTAACCTTTGCGGCTACTATTCAGGCACACTTCGTAAGCTATTAGACGGTCTATACCATGAGACAATGCAGGAACTGTACGATGATAGCGATAATGTGCCGGCTTGGTTGTGCGGTTGGTGA
- a CDS encoding tyrosine-type recombinase/integrase, producing MKRRNTVTKASARLVLQAETTNQIKPYHEAVAEFIKHCQIKGLSSHTVDFYVKELKQTRRAFAEIDAPLHNLRQFQTHHIEQLIEHHQALGRAVSTINSRLRASRTFFSFCLRKEYVTANPHDGVNQLKARHEVGPTFTKRQLKKLLDAPDLTTFIGLRDLTIMLTLAHTGIRLTELTSLCVQDVSFDGKGSITVQRAKNRYARRIPLTDRLKTVLHAYMEERGVLDTDALFISVENKPFHARSIQDRMRHYGMQTGVSKEVAVSPHAFRRTFCRLKVEAGTNIFVLQRLTGHQSLEILRRYVEIYGRDLEEAIEQGFDGI from the coding sequence ATGAAACGCAGAAATACCGTTACCAAAGCAAGCGCTAGGCTTGTTCTTCAAGCAGAGACCACCAATCAAATAAAACCTTATCACGAAGCTGTTGCGGAATTTATAAAGCATTGCCAAATTAAAGGGTTATCTTCGCATACCGTCGACTTCTATGTCAAGGAGTTAAAGCAGACCCGTCGAGCCTTTGCGGAAATAGATGCACCGTTGCATAACTTGCGTCAATTCCAAACGCATCATATCGAGCAGCTTATTGAACATCACCAAGCCTTAGGACGAGCAGTGAGTACGATTAATTCACGGCTTCGAGCAAGTCGCACATTCTTTTCATTCTGTCTGCGAAAAGAGTACGTTACAGCCAATCCACATGATGGCGTTAATCAGTTAAAGGCACGCCATGAAGTTGGCCCAACGTTTACCAAGCGACAACTTAAAAAGTTACTTGATGCGCCTGATCTAACAACTTTTATAGGACTACGCGACCTAACTATTATGTTAACGCTGGCTCATACCGGCATAAGGCTCACTGAATTAACGTCATTATGCGTACAGGACGTCAGTTTTGATGGGAAAGGATCAATTACAGTACAGCGCGCTAAGAACCGTTATGCCCGTAGAATCCCCCTTACAGACCGTTTAAAGACCGTTCTACATGCTTATATGGAAGAACGTGGCGTGCTAGATACGGATGCCTTATTTATTAGCGTAGAGAATAAGCCATTTCACGCAAGAAGTATACAAGACAGAATGCGACACTATGGCATGCAGACGGGGGTCAGCAAGGAAGTAGCAGTAAGTCCGCACGCCTTTCGTAGAACATTCTGCCGTTTGAAGGTAGAGGCTGGTACTAATATTTTCGTATTGCAACGCTTAACAGGGCATCAGTCATTAGAAATATTAAGGCGGTATGTAGAGATATATGGAAGAGATTTAGAGGAAGCCATCGAGCAAGGTTTCGACGGTATTTAA
- the clpP gene encoding ATP-dependent Clp endopeptidase proteolytic subunit ClpP codes for MNLIPTVIEQTNRGERAYDIYSRLLKDRIIMLGSAIDDNVSNSIVAQLLFLEAENPEKDITLYINSPGGSITSGMAIYDTMQYIKPNVSTVCIGMAASMGAFLLAAGEKGKRFALPNSEVMIHQPLGGAQGQATEIEIAARRILFLKEKLNQILADRTGQSLETLQRDTERDNFMTAERALEYGLIDKVITRNVLEEKKES; via the coding sequence ATGAACTTAATTCCTACAGTTATCGAACAAACAAACCGTGGGGAACGTGCCTACGATATTTATTCTCGCTTATTAAAAGACCGGATTATTATGCTAGGAAGCGCAATTGATGATAATGTATCCAACTCTATTGTTGCTCAACTATTATTCCTAGAGGCAGAAAATCCAGAGAAAGATATTACTCTATACATTAATAGCCCTGGTGGAAGTATTACATCTGGTATGGCAATTTACGATACAATGCAATACATTAAACCAAATGTATCAACTGTATGTATCGGAATGGCTGCTTCCATGGGTGCTTTCTTACTTGCAGCGGGTGAAAAAGGAAAACGTTTCGCTCTTCCAAACAGTGAAGTTATGATTCACCAACCACTTGGCGGTGCACAAGGTCAAGCAACAGAAATCGAAATTGCTGCTCGTCGCATCCTTTTCTTAAAAGAAAAATTAAACCAAATTTTAGCCGACCGCACTGGTCAATCGTTAGAAACTCTTCAACGAGACACAGAGCGCGATAACTTCATGACAGCTGAACGAGCACTTGAATACGGCTTAATCGATAAAGTTATTACTCGCAATGTACTAGAAGAGAAAAAAGAATCTTAA
- a CDS encoding HPr family phosphocarrier protein, protein MVEKQIEVQLKTGLQARPAALFVQEANRFNSDVYLEKDGRKVNAKSIMGLMSLAISSGVSVKVIADGKDEQEALESLVQFIQQEG, encoded by the coding sequence ATGGTGGAAAAACAAATAGAAGTACAATTGAAAACAGGATTGCAAGCTCGTCCAGCCGCTCTTTTTGTTCAGGAAGCAAACCGTTTTAATTCAGACGTCTATTTGGAGAAAGACGGTAGGAAAGTAAATGCTAAAAGCATTATGGGATTAATGAGTCTTGCTATTAGCTCCGGTGTATCGGTGAAGGTTATTGCTGATGGGAAAGATGAGCAAGAAGCGTTAGAATCGCTCGTCCAGTTTATTCAACAAGAAGGATAA